The following are from one region of the Acidobacteriota bacterium genome:
- a CDS encoding PAS domain S-box protein, with translation MKKRVRTVALRYGLPVLSFLAILLIAVAIRRYFSITLDPTTLLIVLLIASAWYGGRGPGLLVALEYEIAVLYYTWHQQTAPRYFFLMLNRLILFISLVLFVSSRRKAQHRVEAERERLRVSLASIGDAVIATDINGLIDFINPTAETLTGWTKDQAVGKSITTVFNIVNEFTRQLVENPVAKVLREKTIVGLANHTILIAKGGREIPIDDSGAPIRLSDGKVVGVILVFRDVSERKRAEQTKAALAAIVESSDDAIFSKDLQGVILSWNQGAERLYGYTSDEVIGKSVALLMPPDRNDDFPNILAALQRGEIISHYETERRRKDGTVFEISLTVSPIRNAIGEMIGASTIAHDITEHKRLEKEGEVLLLREQTARQEAERRWHDSITLTEMSRELVAHLDTAQVTATLCRTVRKLLGCDGAAFILYEGESVFYADEDARMPLWKGRRFSSTNCISGWSIIHRMPVAIADIYTDSRIPIDEYKKTFVKSLAMMPVGPREPVAAIGAYWAHQHQASDYELDLLRAVASAADLALARAKAYEEMSAARARAEEANRLKDEFLATLSHELRTPLNAMMGWSRLIQGANIDDKTRKRGIEIIERSAAAQEQLIEDLLDVSRIIAGKLTLNMESLKLDTCIEPAIDSVRPAATAKDIQLHVNLDHSVNLIRGDAARLQQVVWNLLTNAIKFTPRGGKVYLSLVRNAQDVQLRVRDTGQGIKPEFLPYIFDRFRQQESIYTRQQGGLGLGLALVKHLVELHGGTIEAHSTGENQGATFIITLPLVEETQNMPTVENDHASTSLDSHALPSVRVLVVEDDPDSLELVRFVLEMQGAEVKCASRVSEAIGLLNQWTPQVVVSDIGLPDEDGYSLIRQLKLIEEEKKSAIPALALTGFAGRTEGLRAVEAGFQFFLTKPMEAEKLIDAVAKLVKPELTMKVTE, from the coding sequence ATGAAAAAGAGGGTGCGAACAGTGGCGCTACGCTATGGCTTGCCGGTGCTTTCATTCCTGGCAATTCTTCTGATTGCAGTAGCCATCAGGCGCTATTTTTCCATAACCTTAGACCCCACAACTTTGCTTATCGTTTTGTTGATTGCCAGCGCCTGGTATGGTGGCAGGGGTCCTGGGTTGCTCGTTGCCCTGGAATACGAAATTGCCGTGCTATATTACACCTGGCATCAACAAACCGCGCCAAGATATTTTTTTCTCATGTTGAACCGCCTGATTCTCTTCATCAGTCTGGTGCTGTTTGTCAGTTCTCGCCGCAAGGCTCAACACCGGGTTGAGGCAGAGCGTGAGCGGCTTCGCGTGTCACTTGCAAGTATCGGGGATGCGGTGATCGCTACAGACATCAACGGACTGATTGATTTCATTAATCCGACGGCGGAAACCTTGACGGGCTGGACGAAAGACCAGGCGGTCGGCAAATCCATTACCACGGTCTTCAATATCGTAAATGAATTCACTCGCCAGTTGGTCGAGAATCCGGTTGCAAAGGTGTTGCGTGAAAAGACCATCGTCGGGCTTGCCAACCACACCATCTTAATCGCAAAAGGCGGCAGAGAAATTCCGATTGACGACAGCGGCGCGCCGATTCGCTTATCCGATGGCAAGGTTGTCGGGGTCATCCTGGTGTTTCGCGATGTGTCGGAGCGTAAACGCGCCGAACAAACCAAAGCGGCATTAGCCGCTATCGTTGAATCATCTGACGACGCCATCTTCAGCAAGGATTTGCAGGGAGTTATTCTCAGTTGGAATCAAGGTGCCGAACGCCTCTATGGCTACACCTCTGACGAAGTGATTGGCAAATCGGTGGCTTTATTGATGCCGCCCGACCGCAACGACGATTTCCCAAATATCCTGGCAGCCTTGCAGCGCGGCGAAATCATTTCGCATTACGAAACCGAGCGTAGGCGCAAAGATGGTACAGTATTCGAGATTTCTTTGACGGTATCCCCGATTCGCAACGCCATCGGTGAGATGATTGGCGCATCGACAATTGCCCACGACATCACTGAGCACAAGCGCCTGGAGAAAGAGGGAGAAGTGTTGTTGTTGCGTGAGCAAACGGCGCGTCAGGAAGCCGAACGCCGCTGGCACGACAGCATTACGCTGACCGAGATGAGCCGCGAATTGGTCGCCCACCTCGATACCGCTCAGGTAACCGCTACGCTTTGCCGGACAGTGCGTAAATTATTGGGTTGTGATGGAGCAGCTTTTATATTGTATGAAGGGGAGAGCGTTTTTTATGCCGACGAAGATGCCCGGATGCCGCTTTGGAAAGGACGTCGGTTTTCTTCCACAAACTGTATTTCGGGGTGGTCGATTATTCACCGAATGCCGGTAGCGATTGCAGACATTTATACCGATTCCCGAATCCCGATTGATGAGTATAAAAAAACATTCGTGAAAAGTTTGGCGATGATGCCGGTCGGTCCCAGAGAGCCGGTCGCGGCAATCGGCGCTTACTGGGCACATCAACACCAGGCGAGCGATTATGAACTTGATTTATTGCGCGCTGTGGCATCGGCAGCCGACCTCGCGCTGGCGAGAGCAAAAGCTTATGAAGAAATGAGCGCCGCCCGCGCCCGCGCAGAAGAAGCCAACCGCTTGAAAGATGAGTTTCTGGCGACCTTATCCCATGAACTCCGAACCCCGCTCAACGCCATGATGGGATGGTCGCGTCTCATCCAGGGCGCGAATATAGATGACAAAACCAGGAAGCGCGGGATAGAGATTATTGAGCGGAGCGCCGCCGCACAGGAGCAACTTATTGAAGATTTATTGGATGTCTCGCGCATTATTGCCGGGAAACTGACGCTCAATATGGAATCGCTGAAACTGGATACCTGCATTGAACCGGCAATTGATTCAGTGCGACCGGCAGCAACCGCTAAAGATATTCAACTGCATGTCAACCTTGACCATTCTGTGAACCTCATTCGAGGTGATGCTGCGCGCCTTCAGCAAGTGGTCTGGAATTTACTGACCAATGCCATAAAATTTACTCCACGCGGCGGCAAGGTCTATCTATCATTGGTTCGCAATGCTCAAGACGTGCAACTTAGGGTGCGCGACACCGGGCAGGGCATCAAGCCGGAATTTCTGCCTTATATTTTTGATCGTTTCCGCCAACAGGAGAGCATCTACACTCGCCAGCAAGGTGGTCTCGGTCTGGGGCTAGCTCTGGTCAAACACCTGGTTGAATTACATGGCGGAACCATTGAAGCGCATAGCACAGGGGAAAACCAGGGGGCGACCTTTATCATTACTCTACCTTTAGTTGAGGAGACGCAAAATATGCCAACCGTTGAAAACGACCATGCGTCAACATCATTGGATTCACATGCGCTTCCATCGGTACGGGTGCTGGTCGTTGAAGATGACCCGGACTCTTTAGAGTTGGTGCGTTTTGTGCTGGAAATGCAAGGAGCCGAAGTGAAGTGCGCCAGTCGCGTTTCGGAAGCCATCGGCTTATTAAACCAATGGACGCCGCAAGTGGTGGTCTCTGATATTGGTTTGCCGGATGAAGATGGCTATTCATTAATCCGTCAGCTAAAGCTAATCGAAGAGGAAAAGAAAAGCGCCATCCCGGCATTGGCACTCACCGGTTTCGCCGGTCGAACAGAAGGGTTGCGCGCAGTGGAAGCGGGCTTTCAATTCTTTCTCACTAAACCGATGGAAGCCGAAAAATTGATCGACGCCGTAGCGAAGTTGGTCAAGCCGGAACTGACAATGAAGGTCACGGAATGA
- a CDS encoding DUF362 domain-containing protein has translation MNQCANSSLTDPRIALSRLPSAAYKTVCETDDDLDLALSQICKALGWSTDSRNLLGQVIPEGARVLIKPNFVLHENEGADGMEPMITHPSLIRVVVEIVRQTQAAEILVGDAPVQRCDFAELLRVTGLNQWADELIKVEPRFKGIKDFRRTTCVMQDGVRFADENKIAVDEFVLFDLGSESLLEPVSNPDNHFRVTCYDPRLMAKTHAPGRHQYLVARDVMEADVVINLPKLKTHKKAGITCALKNLIGINGNKEYLPHHRVGGSQNSGDCYPGADVTKRLLEYTLDRQNMAASEATTKIWNGVAKNLTRVLQLTGDKIGVEGSWSGNDTIWRTCLDLNRILLYGDVSGRLADEPMRKVLHIADAIVAGQGDGPLAPKSLPLAMIFASSNGAAMDFVGAQLLGYDPQRLPVVREAFGIFPWPVVSFTQDAVNLLIDGEAVKPEAICQLNPLIESIIYPSGWRDAALFKPPGG, from the coding sequence ATGAATCAATGTGCAAACTCATCATTGACTGACCCGCGCATTGCCCTCAGTCGCTTGCCTTCGGCGGCGTATAAAACCGTCTGTGAAACGGATGACGATTTAGACCTCGCGTTAAGCCAAATCTGCAAGGCGCTTGGATGGTCAACTGATTCGCGCAATTTACTGGGGCAAGTAATTCCAGAGGGCGCGCGGGTGTTAATCAAACCCAATTTCGTGTTGCACGAAAACGAAGGCGCGGATGGCATGGAGCCGATGATTACTCATCCCTCGCTCATTCGCGTGGTAGTTGAAATCGTCCGGCAAACCCAAGCCGCAGAAATTCTCGTCGGTGATGCGCCGGTTCAACGGTGCGATTTTGCTGAGCTTTTGCGGGTCACAGGGCTGAACCAATGGGCTGACGAGTTGATAAAAGTTGAGCCACGCTTTAAAGGCATCAAGGATTTTCGGCGCACCACCTGTGTTATGCAGGATGGTGTGCGCTTTGCCGATGAAAATAAAATTGCTGTGGATGAATTCGTGTTATTCGACCTCGGCAGCGAAAGTCTGCTTGAACCGGTGAGCAATCCCGACAATCATTTTCGCGTAACCTGCTATGACCCGCGATTGATGGCAAAGACGCATGCGCCGGGGCGTCATCAATATCTGGTCGCCAGAGATGTGATGGAAGCCGATGTGGTCATTAATCTTCCGAAATTGAAAACCCACAAAAAAGCCGGGATTACCTGTGCGTTGAAAAATCTGATTGGCATCAATGGCAATAAAGAGTATCTGCCCCATCATCGGGTTGGCGGTTCGCAAAATTCAGGCGATTGTTATCCGGGCGCGGACGTGACCAAGCGGCTGCTCGAATATACGCTCGACCGGCAAAATATGGCAGCGTCGGAAGCGACGACGAAAATCTGGAATGGGGTTGCAAAAAATTTGACGCGGGTTTTACAACTGACCGGAGATAAAATCGGCGTCGAAGGTTCGTGGTCGGGCAATGATACGATATGGCGAACCTGTCTAGACCTCAATCGCATTCTGTTATACGGCGATGTGAGTGGCAGACTTGCAGATGAACCGATGCGCAAGGTGTTGCACATTGCCGATGCGATTGTTGCAGGTCAAGGTGATGGCCCGCTTGCGCCGAAATCGTTACCGCTTGCAATGATTTTTGCGAGCAGCAATGGCGCGGCGATGGATTTCGTCGGCGCGCAGTTGTTGGGCTATGACCCGCAACGCCTTCCGGTTGTGCGAGAGGCGTTTGGCATCTTTCCCTGGCCGGTTGTTAGTTTCACTCAGGATGCGGTGAATTTGCTGATTGATGGCGAAGCGGTAAAACCGGAAGCGATTTGCCAATTGAATCCCTTGATTGAATCAATCATTTATCCTTCAGGTTGGCGCGATGCTGCGCTTTTCAAACCACCTGGCGGATGA
- a CDS encoding oligosaccharide flippase family protein, producing MESQTEQSHSSLTARATWFMVAKIAAFILNFILPLMLVRRLSPHEFGVYKQVFLVVGTAITLLPLGFGMSAYYFLPREPEKQGAVVFNILIFYTVIGLMMGVAFMAFPSMLAVILHSPEFFDYGALVGMIIVFWVMTPLPEMLAVAKQEPRLAFAFVVSSQFVRTALLVIAAVAFASVKALMIAAIIQGILQLLMLLVYLHRRFPGYWQKFDHKVLRRQLSYALPLGFAGLLYSLQSDLHNYFAAYTYDAATFAIYAIGCFQLPLVGILSESVCSVMIGRISVLQKQDARQQIIELMAQVMRKLAMVYFPLYGFLMVAGRDFIIVLFTDQYLASWSIFAINLTMLPVSILVLDPVLRAYAEQRYYLLKLRLVLIGFMILALWAATRYFGLIAIISVVVFFSVLERIWTAVKMGKVIGVRRSDNYLLKDIKKVALSAAAAAIITFVLPYFLLDIRPFLRLVVMAIIFSVSYLSAFLLSGILTADEWEWLRRQALRLRRSSGNQSTNLSKESAW from the coding sequence ATGGAATCACAAACTGAACAATCCCATTCTTCGCTGACCGCCCGCGCTACCTGGTTTATGGTCGCCAAAATCGCCGCGTTTATCTTGAATTTTATCTTGCCCTTGATGCTTGTGCGGCGGCTCAGCCCACACGAATTCGGTGTCTACAAACAGGTATTTCTGGTGGTCGGCACCGCCATCACTTTATTGCCGCTCGGTTTCGGTATGAGCGCCTATTATTTTCTGCCGCGTGAACCCGAAAAGCAGGGTGCTGTGGTTTTCAACATTTTAATTTTTTACACGGTTATCGGCTTAATGATGGGGGTGGCATTTATGGCATTTCCATCAATGCTTGCGGTTATTTTGCACAGCCCCGAATTTTTTGATTATGGCGCACTGGTTGGCATGATTATTGTGTTTTGGGTGATGACGCCGCTTCCCGAAATGCTTGCGGTTGCCAAACAGGAACCGCGCCTCGCTTTCGCTTTCGTTGTTTCATCACAATTTGTGAGAACCGCGCTGCTGGTGATTGCAGCGGTCGCATTCGCATCCGTTAAAGCTTTAATGATTGCCGCCATCATTCAAGGCATTTTGCAGTTGCTGATGCTGTTAGTTTATCTACACAGACGATTCCCCGGTTATTGGCAAAAGTTTGACCACAAAGTTTTGCGCCGGCAGTTATCCTATGCCCTGCCGCTCGGTTTCGCGGGGCTGCTCTATTCCCTGCAAAGTGATTTGCACAATTACTTCGCAGCCTACACCTACGACGCCGCGACCTTTGCGATTTATGCTATCGGTTGTTTTCAATTGCCGCTCGTCGGCATTCTCAGCGAATCGGTCTGCTCGGTCATGATTGGTCGCATCAGTGTTTTACAAAAGCAAGATGCAAGACAGCAAATCATTGAACTGATGGCACAGGTGATGCGCAAACTGGCGATGGTCTATTTTCCGCTTTATGGCTTTTTAATGGTTGCCGGACGCGATTTCATTATCGTTCTTTTCACTGACCAATACCTGGCAAGCTGGTCGATTTTTGCCATCAATTTAACCATGTTGCCGGTGAGCATTCTGGTGCTTGACCCGGTGCTTCGCGCCTATGCCGAACAACGCTATTACCTGTTGAAACTCCGCCTGGTTTTGATTGGTTTCATGATTTTGGCTTTATGGGCAGCGACCCGTTATTTCGGATTAATCGCGATTATCTCGGTGGTGGTTTTCTTCAGCGTGCTTGAGCGCATCTGGACAGCCGTGAAAATGGGCAAGGTCATCGGCGTCCGACGAAGCGACAACTATTTATTAAAAGATATAAAAAAGGTCGCGTTGAGCGCCGCTGCCGCCGCTATCATCACGTTTGTCTTACCATATTTTTTACTCGATATCCGACCATTTTTAAGATTGGTTGTAATGGCAATCATTTTTTCTGTAAGCTATCTGTCTGCTTTTCTCCTGTCAGGCATCCTCACTGCCGACGAATGGGAATGGTTACGCCGCCAGGCATTGCGTTTACGCCGAAGTTCTGGCAATCAATCAACCAATTTATCGAAGGAATCAGCATGGTAA